From Aegilops tauschii subsp. strangulata cultivar AL8/78 chromosome 5, Aet v6.0, whole genome shotgun sequence:
atgtcgcacccaacccccgacacctATGTTGTTTTCATAAAAACATTATTTGCATGGTGAACACGACAGCAATTCATTCTTTGAAGCAGTGAAGCGATGTCAAAAATGTGCATCGGCCGTCGAGTGATCATCCATGATTTTTCGTAGTTTTCTTTGAAACAGATTAGCTATTAGTAGTAGCACAGATGTTGCCTACCAGAAGTAGGATCAATCAAGTTGTTTTTTCTCTTAAAAGGAGGCAATCTGGCCTCTGCATCTTTGTTGTGCTATATGCCCATCTCGAATTTTATGTGCTAGGTCTACTTATTTTAGCTTAACGTAGGTTTTGGCAGCAAAAAACACTTGCAAATGTATGTCTCCTCTGGATATAAATATCTGCTCTAGAAGATAAACATTGATAGCGGTCACAATAACTGGGGATATAAATATTTGCACTAGAAGATAAATATTGATAGCAGTCACAATAACTGAATCTGCTGTGTACTACAATATTTTTATTCAGAAGAAGACATGATTATATGTTTTTTAATGTAGTTTTAGTATCTGAGTCGAACTTTCTTAATTTATCAAAAGATTGTGGTAATTCATATTAGCTTACTGTGTGATGTCGTACTTTTTGAGCATGGATTTTGTGACCTATGTAATGACTTAATTCTCTTGTTTTACTAGATCTTTTTAAGTTTCCAGTTAATTACTGAACACAAACTATAGCTGACATAATGTTTACTTTGTTGTACCATCGACAATAGAATGTAACTAGCTAACGCATGTGAATTTCTTAGACTCGTAGTGCAGATTTCAGTTAGATATTGCGAAGTTCTGAAATACGTAGAACAAAATTGTTTCTTTGGAACCTGATTAACACCAAGGTTCTGAAGAAAAGGGTCTGTGTTTTAAGCTCTATTGTTTAACTTTTTTGTACTCCTGTGCAACAATACAATAAATGGAAGATAGTTTGTATTACTGATGACACTCGTATTCAAgccacagtttaattgcatcttccTGGCGAGAATCCTCAAAGGATGTGGAATTGTGGATCATGCAAGGACATTTACTTTGTGAATTTCAACAAGATTCATTTAAGCTCACCAAATAGGGACGAGTCCAAAAAAATGTTGGTATTGAGCTAGGTTTGCAAGGCGTGTAACGAGCTCTGCACAACCTTGTTTCAATGGCTTCTTTGAACATGTCCCGCAATATGATTTTCCTCTATGTTATCACAACATTCAGGGTGGAGAGACCGAGAAGCTGCTTGATATGGTGGCAAAGCTACTAAAGAATCTGCAGGTTAGCAACTCTTGTAGGAAGTTTGGATGACCAAACCTTAGTAGTACTTCAGAATTTATGGCTCTCTATACGTTGTCACATACAGTCATTTGCCTATATGATCACCATATAAATTGAGTGTTGTTTCTTTTTCATTCAGATAGTACTTGGCTTTCGAAGTTCAGTTGAAGAAGCGTGTTAGCTGAGAACAGAGGATGTGAGATGTGTGGTAGCTGAGACATGCATTGTTCTCGGTTAATTTACCTCCGTATGTAGCAccttattttttttcaaaaagcccgtggcaacgcacgggcgttctaCTAGTATCAGTGGTTTCTTGGTTGCTTGGTGGAGGTAGTTAGGACTAGGAGTGAACACTGAATATGAGCAATGAAAGAACAGCGATGCGTCACAATCTTTATTCAGTTTTTAGCTGTCACTCAATTGTTTAGATTGGTATTCAATAGTAAAAAAAAAAGAGTAAGGCAACTCCTCACTCTATATATTTAGCTGACATAGAGTTCCAAAGATCAATGTCTAACCAGCAATGTCTTGCTTAATTTGACCCGGCGTCGTCTCATCGATCAATCCATCTTCCCTACCTGCACATGCATTGTGTCATCTCACATCAACCATTATACCCCTTGACCATGCTGAATAATTCTTAGTTAACTCCGTACCTCCTCTTCTTAATTATATAAAGAAGTGTTGTAGCCTAATTGTGTATAGATATTCCCCATCCGTCGATTGATGTACTCCTACGTCTCAATCGATTGATCGGTCGATGTTTACAAATTCACGATCGATATTTTACTTGACTTGTTAACTTGTAGCATTAATTTGAGCAGTACTTCTTTTGAATCAACTAGTAGAAAAGTTGATACTATATACTAGTGATAATGATACCACATCGATGATACATGCAATTAGGACGTTTTTGTATGCATATTGATCGGTGGGCGTAAAAACCGACTAACCAAAGACCAAACAGATggcaaaaaaaaactaaatttTCAGTTTTAGTGCTGGCACAGAAGAATTCGGTTTTACCTCTGCTTACCAAACTTACTTCTGCCAGGTTCGGTTTTAGCAATAAGTTTAACCAAAAGAACCGAGCATATGGCAGGAACGGCCCAAACAGAGAGCTTCTACTGCTACTGCTTAGTTGATTGATCCACGGATGTTTACAGATCCACAATCTGTATTTTTACTTGACTTGTTAACTTGTAGCATAAATTCGAGCGTATTCTTCTGAATCAAGTAGTAGAAAACTTGATATATACTACTCCTAGATTGTTAGATACATGAACAGTAGTAGTGAGAACGATACTAGATCGACAAATACATGCAATTAAGGCGTACAAGTATGCATATCTATCAGCGCATCAAAAATCGTATTCCCATCTTTATTCAATAGTAAATGGTGACTATTACTAGCTGATGAGCACATGATTGATTGATGGACAACCTACCTACATAGTAATTCATACACATATCTTTATATGTATACTCTGGTTCTATGTATGCATGATTGAGTTGTGTGTGATGCTGAATAGACGCGCACACAGTAGATGGTTCCATATATCCATGATCAATTTGATTGCTACATGCATGAGATGGATGGAGTGAAGTGAATGAATGAAAGCGCTAGTAGGACGAGTGGAGAACCACCAGCACGCGCATGTCCTCAAAGCAAACACCCATTAGTTCTACTCTCTCGATCCCATGGCTAGCTACATGGACACGATCGAGTACTACACGTAACTCCAGCACGGCATAATAATTTGAGAGGGCCATCTAAAAACATTTTAGAGGCTTTAGTGTGGACTGCTATGTCAGACTATAAAATCGCAATCTTTATTTTTCCTACCATTTGTCTATGAGACACCTAATTATTTTCCTTTTTCGTATTATTATATCCCCAATCCCCTCTTTCTACTCGGCACACCCACTcggttgtgtgtgtgtgtgtgtgtgtgtgtgtgtgtgtgtgagagagagagattatCTCAGTGACATGTAGGCCTATGCCACCTGGCTAAAGCGGTGCCATGTCATCAAGTCAAAAAACGGGTTTGACCGAGGTATACCACCATTGGGGACTAAATCTACCTGATATTAATAGCTGCCGTACGGAGTTGCACAAAATAATGTTTAGGGACAAGCCACAATTGACGATAAGTTGAGGCACGAAAATGACACTTTGCTCTATTCATTTTGTTATGCGGCGGAAATGAGAAAAAATAAATAAGGTACTCAATATAATGTACAAGCATACAAACGGAAACATTAGATAAAAAAAGAAGGCACCATCTCTTTTTTCCCCACAGTTTTATGAAAATTGCCTCAATTGCCCATCATCTTATTGACTTACCGAATAAAATCATGTTTTCTTTGGTAAGCCAATGAATGTTGACTTGTTCGATAGTTTAATCTTCTCTTTTGGTGCATTATCATATTAATTTCCCTATTGCAATGCATGGGCAATTGCCCCAGCGGTTTTAATCGCTAGCCTACCTTTTGTGGTGTCTCAAATATGCCACATCATCAATGACATTTTATAGCCTTCTAGTTATGCTACTCATCCTTTTTAGTCAACGGACACATAAACTATGGATCATAATAGATACATTATTTTGTGTACCTCCACTCATCGTTGTCTTACTACAGACCATGTCGGTCTTAATCCTGATAGTGAAGCTTCCAAGAATCGTCCAAAACTGTTACATTTTGTTAAAGTGGTGTTGGGGACACATGCGGAGCCTAGTATGGCCAAAATTGTTACATTTTCACTTCATATTTGTAAGCTTGGTTTCATGTTAATAGAAGTGTGAGGGGgccatacccccccccccccccccctccatcATTGATCTAAAAAATATTCTTGTTCAAGTCCAATATAGTCACGCCTAGAGTATTACTAGTTGTCTAGATATTCGGAAATAAGCAACGTCCATCACAAGCATGGTGCTCTCCTCACTGTGGTTTCAATGTCGGTAATTAAAAAATTCATATCCAAACCCAGCGAGCCTAAATTTGGTCACAATTATTCAAGTCTGTTATTGATCACTTATTTGTTATGCGTTTCTCTACATGTGTGCATGCATTGCTGGTTTGTTTGCCACTAGACTGCATAATTACATAAGTTTAGGAGAGATTTGAAACAAAGAATGAACAACGGGCCATCATATAAACTTTGTTCAGTCCCCATCATCGTCACATATGCAAAAGAAGTTCGGCCAAACTCCCCTCCGGCAAGTTTGGTATTTTTTGGGAAGATAATGGTTCTCCTAACTTGAATTCCTATATCCAGTCTTGGTGTGTGGTATTTATATAGCCGTACTTTTAATTTTTGTTAGGTCGATCTGAATTGATTCTGTATTGGAACAAGTTGTAGAGTTCTAGTTGGTTATTTTGTAAATAGCATAAAATGGTACAGACACATATATAGAAGGTGTGTTGTGATGAATTTGTGTTTGCTGTATAAATTATGTGTATGTTATAAATTATTAAGTTTGTATGTTTTTGCATGTTGCATCGATTGGGTATTTGTTGTATACATACAAGTTTTCTTTTGCATTATATGTTCAAAAGTGTTAGGACGTCTTTGCAAAATGTGGGAACCTTCCAGCTGAAATTAAAACTAGCCAAAATAGAAATTACTTGTTGTTGTAAAAATGTTTGACCAACCACTCCCTCTgtctcaaaataagtgtcattaatttagtacaaagttagtagAATTTTGTATTAAATCAGTGGCGCTTTTGTTAAGACGGACGGAGTATATTCTAAAGCAGTAATACTATATATTGAGTGATGGATGGGCGATGGATTAAATGGTACATGTATGTATGGTAGTACGATAGACACTTCATTAATATATACAAGCAACCGCGAACTTACAGTAACTTGGTTATGTTTCTTGTGGTCGAACCTACCCACACAGGTTTAAGTTCAAGACCTGGCATAGATGCTCGTATTTTTTTAATTTTAATTAGACATTTATGTCGCTATTTTTAAGAAGAAGTCGACTATGAGGTGCGTGTCTCTAAGAAAATAATACAGATATGTAACGGCCCCAACTTTTATGCATGCATGGTTGGTTTCATTTCAATTCTAAAATATAATGTGTATTTCTTTTTGAAAGTCAAATTCCGTTAATTTTGACCAAGTTTAGAGCTAAAAATATCGAGCGCAATACTAAATAAGTAgaatataaaaaaatatttgaTGATGAATCTAATAATACCAATATATTTCTCTACAAATTGGCAACTTAAAAGATGTTCATCATTTCTAAAAACCAATGCATCTTATATTTTGAAACAAAGAAagtaaaaaagaaataaaaacccaACGACACCAACGGCGCAGCAAAGCACGCCCAACCCTCCTAGTAGTACTACTAATCACCACTAGGATGAAAGATCGAtcatacacacacacatatatatatatataccttaCCATTAACCTAACGATCTATGATTGCATCCCAGTTACGTAATACTACTAATCATCATGCACTAATCTAAACCGGCGTCATATTATTCGCAGCCTTCTTGGGGCTTTCATCGAGCTCGAGGTCATCGCTGGCGTGGGCGTCATCACTGGACTTCTTGAATTTGTACCACCTCGCGCATGCCACAAAGTAGACGAGGTTTACGGCGGCGATGGCAGCCGTGACAAGGTAGAACAGGTCCACCCTGCCCTCGTTTAAGTCTTGAGCCAGCCAGTCCGGCCGCCCGTCCCGCCGTCGCGTTGCCCTGTGCACCACCGTCACCATCAGACCACTCGCGTAGCTAGCCACCGCGATCCCCAGGAAGCTGACCGCCCCCGCCACGCTCCGCATGTTCTCCGGGAACTGCCGGTAGTAGAACTCGATCTGTCCGATGGCACCGAACGCCTCCGATAGCCCCGCCAGCAACTGTTGTGGCACCAGCCAAAACCACGGCATCAATGAGCCGATCCTCCGTCGTCGGCGCTCCACCGCCGCTGACACTAGCATCGTGACCACTGAGAGCGCCAGCCCGACGCCGATTCGCTGGAGCAGGGTGATGCCACCCTCGCGCCCGGTGAAGCGCCGGAGTGCCGGCACCACGAACCTGTCGTACATGGGGATCCAGAGTGTGAGGGCTAGCATCTGGAAGATAATGAATGAGCCCTGTGGGATCTCGAAGCTGCTGGAGTTACTGATCCGACGGTCGGTCTGCGCCGCCTGGAGCACGACGTAGGTGCCCAACTGGGTGAGCACCACGGAGTAGACGATCCCTGCCGACCACACCGGGATGATGCGCGCCAGGCACTTCACCTCCTCCACTTGTTGCACCGTGCACAACCGCCACGGGTGCACCGGCATCTTCCCGTCAGCGCATAGCAAGTCCTCGGGGGTTCGCATGGCCGCCTTGTCCAGGCATGTGAACTGGTCGGTGTACGCCAACTTGGAGACGAGCTTGCTCCTGTGTGGCGGGTCGAACAACTCGGCCTCGGCGCCACGAGCTTGCAGGAGCTGGCGCTTGCGGGTGGCAGCAACGAGAACCTGGGCGAAGCTAGTGAATGGGCTGCCCTCGGGCCGAACACGAACGTAGAGGCGCGTTCCCATGATAAATACGGCGCATGAGAGGCCCATTAGCGCGGCGGGCACGGCGAGGCCCAGCGCCCAATTGACGTTGCTCTGGAGGTAGATGATGACGGTGGCGGAGATCATAATGGCGATGGTGAAGGTGAAGTAGTACCAGTTGAAGAAGCTAGCAATGCCACGACGGCCGTCGGCGGTCCGCGGGTCGAACTGATCGGCCCCGAAGGCCAAGTTGCAGGGCCGAATGCCGCCCGCGCCGacgacaaggaagaagaaggacacCAAGAGCGCGGCAAGCTGGGAGTCAGTTGGGCCTTGACATTGTTTCCCTTTGGATGAGCTGCACGTCCGAGGGTGGAGGGAGTGGAGGGCAGCTGTGAGGGTGAGGATGAGCATGCCGATGAAGGAGGAGACGGTGCCTACAGTGATGGTGGTGTAGCGGCCGAGGTAGGTGTCGCTGATGTAGGCACCAAAGACAGTGGCGAGGTTGCTGGTGCCGGAGAAGACATTGAGGAGGGTGGCGGCTTTGACGCTGGGCATGTGGTATACCGTCGTAAGGTACACCAACAAGTTCGACAACGTCCCAATCGTACCAAGCTTCTCGAATGTCTCATTCCCTGCAACAGACAATCCATTTCATTGTTACAAACTTATTTCACTTAAATTTAGAGTATCTATACAATGGCTTGGTAGGTAATTCAACAAACCCATGCAATGGCTTGGTTAGTGGAGTTAATTATTGGTGGATGCATATGAGATGTTAGCTGCTTAGCCGGTCGTATAGATCATGGAGTGTTTCAAGGATCTGTTAGCCTGGTCGTGCACGTACGTGATGTTAGTGGGGCCGAGTATGGTGGCTGGCTAGTGAATGCGTGAGGCAAACCTCCTCTGTGTATAAATATCACTTTGAGTCAATGAAAAAGTGGGCGTGAGGGCTGGAGAAAAGATGTGGCTTTTATGGAGCCAAGGAAGGTGCCTTATTCCAAAGCCGTTTGTGATCTTCCTTGGTGcatgtgttgtgtgtgtgtgttcttgTGTTGTGAGAGAACCACAAGAGATAGTtgagagaggaagaagaagaagaagccctgTTAGGATGCGGCGCCAACACAAGTTGCATCAAGTTACAAACAAATATCACTTTGTTTTGTCGACTTTGACTATAAAGGGTTCGGCTTGCTAATTGTTTGAAGACTAAACGGCTTTGTAGACATCTGTCTTGCCCATAATTTGGCGGACTCTGACTAAAAATCTTTGATTGATTttatgtagaaaatatgatcatgAATTTCTTTTTAACAAAGTGTGCATATGAACTGCTGCTAATATAAATCATTAAAATAGTTATTGTGAATAATTTCTAGCACTTATGTCTTGCCTACAAAGAGAAATAGATAAACTGATACAATCCCTTTCTGAGTCCACAATATTAATGTAGAAAACAGAAAACCCAAAATCACCACCCCGGAAGAACGGGAAAAGTGTAATTTTCCACCACATAAAGTTCTTTAGAAAAAAGGAGGTTCAACTACCACATGAAATGTGCAATTTGCCAAAACAAATTGTATGAGGAAAACAAGGAATGGAAGTAAAATTGTTGGGATAGGACTTGTCGTAGGAGAGTAGTATTTTGGAAGCAAAATCACCTATTTCAGTATATATGCATGGAGCCCAGTGCCTTTGAAATATACGAATTATATTTAGGAGTTACGGAAACTCTGAAAACATCCCACATACAGATCATTGGTTTCTACATGTGCGTAAAATTTTATTTAAAATATTATAATTCATAAGCTACAGTAAAATGCAAATGTGTGGATCCATAATATCATGCATATATTCGTTTTTACTCGATATATGTGTTTTTTTTACGTAAAGCGATGTATTGATGATTTTGTTTACTAAAATATAGTTCATGTCTATATATGTACATATAAAATCCTTTTGGATTTTGGTTGCGTTTTTAAATTATTGTTTTGAACTGCTTAGAGAAACTAGGGGCTACAGTATTTTGCATTTTGTGGTCAGGAATGAGGAGGAGGTATACATGGCATGGACATGTACTACTGCATAGCAGCCTTTTTGGACGTGCTGGGTGCAAATCACGGTACCACACACACATGGCCTGGCATGGGCTGCTGATTTGTGGGCACTCACCCATCGTCTCAGCGAAGCAACGCAAAGAGAAAGAAGTTAAACATGGCATGGCACGGCACGGCATGGCATGGCGCGCGATACATGTGGGCAACTAACTGAATTATTGTCACCATCCGTTCCTACTTGTCCTGCACAACTTTACTGTCTGCTGTTTCGGTTCATTTACGATGGCATGAACAAAGTTTGTTGACATCCAGGTCAAGAAAAACAATAGGAGCAGCAATGAATTCAGCGGGAGACCGGATAGAAGATGTGACATATGCATGCAGGGAAAACAGACAGAGCTAGATGGATGGGATGTGGTGACAATCACCTATGACGTACGGCATGGCCTTCCATCCCCGGTGGTTGTGGTCGGCGGCGTCGCCCTCCCCGGACTCCGATGACGGCTCGGCCTCGCCACCGCCGTCCCGGGACTTCGTCGTCGTCTTGTCCTCGCTCATGGGCTTCTGGTCCTCCTCCTGCTGCGGCCGCTGAGGTTTGTTTGCATCCATCGATCACTAGGCAAGCACCAAGCAGCTGGCACACACCAAGCGGCCGCAGTAGTGCAGGGAGCAGAGGTGGAGAGGCCGGCCGTATAAATAAGCCAGCTGCAGAGTATGGGATCttgctgagagagagagagagagagagagagagagagagagagagagagagagagagagagagagagagagagaggattgAAATCTCTAACCGTATATTACATACAGATGTACTGCAGAAAGCAACGGCATGAGCGGAGAGAGACGAGCTAGTCCTTCATCTGATCGAATTTGTGAAGCCGGCCATAAGTGCAGCTGGAGGCAAATAATTGAGCGCCCTCAATTATTTGCTCTCTTCATAAATAAAAAACGAGATGTTTTTTATGCTACATGTGAGTGAGAAGCATCCCACGTACAGTGCAGATGATTAGTACTCTAATTGAAACGAACCCAACCATGCATAAAGGAGCCCGGGCCGCCCGGGGCAGCTCCATGTCTGTATTGGTGAAGCGTCTTTTTCGTACTACCTGCATTTGAGTGATCCACCCACTGTGCCCCACTACTAGTGTTGTGTACTCAATGTCCAATCAAGGAAATTAGTCACAACAAAAGTATGCGGGCGTAGGTGTAATTAATTAATAACTTACTTGATCAAACAGATATAGGTGTATTAAAATAGAGTTTTGCTTCGGTACACCCCCTACAAAAGTTCACAGATTTGGATGTAGATTTAAGGTGAATATTAGAAATTAACCCTTCAATGTAAAAGATTAGATTGTTTCGATCTCTTGTTTGATCCATTGAGAAAATAAGGATAAGAATTAGATAATCATGAACGTGTGAGACTACTTTTAAAAGTAACTTTAAGAGTCGTGTAAACTTTTAggggtgggggggagggggtacTGGAGCAAAACTCATTGAATTAAGGAATAATGATACATAACTACCATTTTAGACGACAACAAAAATTTTGCTATCACCAACATTTTCCCATTGTGATATGTGTAAAAGATACCCGCCCCTTAGATAATTTGCTTAATAGATGCCTGTCAGTAATTTCATTTTAGAAATCCCTCTTTATGTCCAATGAGTGACGGTTTAATTTGGTCGCCCCTAAGTGATTGATGCATGACAGGAGCTTGACCTTCTTTCGCACTTCCAAGTTCAACTTTGAACTCCCCTCCCAAGACAACACTCCATCAATTGGGGGTCAGTGATATCTTCTCCGCGGGGGTCATCCATATGACTGTGTCAACCAGGAAACACCGTTCAAGGTAGAAAAATTAAATTGATTGTGTCATGGGTAGAGAGAATGTAAAATGCGTAGGAAGAATGTGTCTCCCAGTTGGCAGTCTCCGAAATGGAGGTGTCACGAGTAGAAAGAATGTGTGGCCTATCAACTTTGTGCACCAAGATGGACCAGTTTTGCTTGTCCATGGTCTTAGCAGATAAAAACAGGGGTAGAGAAAATCTTGGAAATGAATGTTATATAAGAGGTTGGTAGTTACATAAATGCATCTATGAAGATAATTGCTATTGTAGGCCAAAAATCGTCATACTAAAGGACCGTGCTGAAGCCCCATGCCTGACAAGCCTCAGAAATATGTCACTAGTGTTCTCATACATGCATTGACATGTATATCTGCACCGTTAAGCCAAAAATTAATCTTCCTACAGTATTTCCAAATTTATATTGATATTCCATCATCCACACAATATTTCCAAATTTATGAGTATATT
This genomic window contains:
- the LOC109753794 gene encoding protein NRT1/ PTR FAMILY 2.11 isoform X2 yields the protein MPSVKAATLLNVFSGTSNLATVFGAYISDTYLGRYTTITVGTVSSFIGMLILTLTAALHSLHPRTCSSSKGKQCQGPTDSQLAALLVSFFFLVVGAGGIRPCNLAFGADQFDPRTADGRRGIASFFNWYYFTFTIAIMISATVIIYLQSNVNWALGLAVPAALMGLSCAVFIMGTRLYVRVRPEGSPFTSFAQVLVAATRKRQLLQARGAEAELFDPPHRSKLVSKLAYTDQFTCLDKAAMRTPEDLLCADGKMPVHPWRLCTVQQVEEVKCLARIIPVWSAGIVYSVVLTQLGTYVVLQAAQTDRRISNSSSFEIPQGSFIIFQMLALTLWIPMYDRFVVPALRRFTGREGGITLLQRIGVGLALSVVTMLVSAAVERRRRRIGSLMPWFWLVPQQLLAGLSEAFGAIGQIEFYYRQFPENMRSVAGAVSFLGIAVASYASGLMVTVVHRATRRRDGRPDWLAQDLNEGRVDLFYLVTAAIAAVNLVYFVACARWYKFKKSSDDAHASDDLELDESPKKAANNMTPV
- the LOC109753794 gene encoding protein NRT1/ PTR FAMILY 2.11 isoform X1, producing the protein MDANKPQRPQQEEDQKPMSEDKTTTKSRDGGGEAEPSSESGEGDAADHNHRGWKAMPYVIGNETFEKLGTIGTLSNLLVYLTTVYHMPSVKAATLLNVFSGTSNLATVFGAYISDTYLGRYTTITVGTVSSFIGMLILTLTAALHSLHPRTCSSSKGKQCQGPTDSQLAALLVSFFFLVVGAGGIRPCNLAFGADQFDPRTADGRRGIASFFNWYYFTFTIAIMISATVIIYLQSNVNWALGLAVPAALMGLSCAVFIMGTRLYVRVRPEGSPFTSFAQVLVAATRKRQLLQARGAEAELFDPPHRSKLVSKLAYTDQFTCLDKAAMRTPEDLLCADGKMPVHPWRLCTVQQVEEVKCLARIIPVWSAGIVYSVVLTQLGTYVVLQAAQTDRRISNSSSFEIPQGSFIIFQMLALTLWIPMYDRFVVPALRRFTGREGGITLLQRIGVGLALSVVTMLVSAAVERRRRRIGSLMPWFWLVPQQLLAGLSEAFGAIGQIEFYYRQFPENMRSVAGAVSFLGIAVASYASGLMVTVVHRATRRRDGRPDWLAQDLNEGRVDLFYLVTAAIAAVNLVYFVACARWYKFKKSSDDAHASDDLELDESPKKAANNMTPV